TCGCCGGCGCGCTTGGCCAGCGCCTCGTACTCGGCCATGTTCTTGACCCAGGCCTGGGCCTGCATGTCCGCGCGGGGCTCGAAGACCCGGCCTTCCTTCATCATGCTTTCGATCTTGCGTTCATCGCTCATGTGGACTCACTCCTGCTGTGTTGCGAGGAAAGACTGCCTCCAGGGGGGTCGCCCGGCGGACCCGCGCGGCCACGCTCCCGCTCTACCCCATTTTCAATTCCGACCCAGAATTTTTCCGGTGAACGGCGAAATGCGGGGGTGAACGGCGGGCGGCGAAAAAAAGACCGCCTTTCGGCGGCCCATAAAAAAATGGGAGAGCGGCCGCGCCGCCCTCCCGAAATTATCTTTTTGGGCAGGGGCGAAGCCCCTCAGGTCAGGCTGCTGGCGAAGCCTTTGGCCGGGGTGCCGCCGGGGTTGCGGTTGCCGCCGGATTTGGCCTGGGCCATCATGAGTTCGCTCTGCAGGGTCATCAGCTCGGTCTGCAGGGCCTGGATCTTGGTTTCCTTTTCCTCGTCGGTCAGGTCCGAACTGCCCTCCAGCTCCTGGATCTTCTGCTGGATCTCCTTGATCCGCTTCTGGATCTTCTCCACGGTGCTGCTCGCGGCGTCCTCCGCGGAATTCGACTCTTCGGACGTGCCGGTCTTGGCGGCCTGGGCCAGGGACTTGCCCTCCTCGGAGATGCTCACCGTGTCGCCGGAGGCCGTGGTCTGGGTCGTATCGTCCGAGGCGCCCCCGGAACCGGCCAGCTGGAACACGCTGGTTCCCTGCACCAACCCGGTGCCGATCGCGCTGATGGCCATACATTCGCTCCTTGCTTTCCCCCTTTTATCGACAGGCCGCTAAGATAACTTTAGGTTCTCCGGTTGCCTCGGCCGCCGCCTTCGGGCTATCCTGCCCCGGACATCCGGAGCAAACCGCCGACCACGAGGGCCACATGGGCATCAGCAACCTCGAACACATGTTCAATCCCAAGTCCGTGGCCGTCATCGGGGCCACCAACGAGCCCCAGAATCCGGGCAACATCGTCATGCGCAACATCATGACCGGCGGTTTCCTGGGTCCGGTCATGCCCGTGTCCGACGAGGCCGAGGCCATCGCCGGCGTGCTCACCTATCCCTCGGTGCAGAAGCTGCCCAAGACCCCGGACCTGGCCATCGTCTGCAGCCCCCTGCCGGAAGTTCCAGAAATCCTCATGCGGCTCAAGGAATTCGGCACCAAGGCCGTGGTCCTGCTGGCCGCCGGATACGCGGGCATGGACGCCGAGGAGCGCGCGGACGTGGCCCACACCATCCGCACGGTGGCCAACCCGCCGGATGTCCGGGTGCTCGGGCCCAAGTGCCTGGGTTTCATGGTCCCGGCCGTGAACCTCTACGCCAGCATCGCCCACGCCAAGGCCCTGCCCGGGCGCATCGCCTTCATCTCCCAGTCCGACTCCCTGTACACGGCGGTCCTCGACTGGGCCATGTCCCAGGGCATCGGCTTCTCGCACATCGTCTCCCTGGGCAGCCGCCTGGACGTCGGTTTCTCCGACATCCTCGACTACCTGGCCTCGGACCCGCTGACCCGCTCCATCCTGCTCTACGTGGAGTCCACCCACGACGCCCGGGCCTTCATGTCCGCCGCCCGCGCCGCCTCGCGCAACAAGCCCGTGGTGGTCATGCGTCCGGGCCTGGCCCTGCGCGAGGTCCAGGCCACCCTGGCCGAGGCGGATCTGGGCTCGGACGACGTCTACGACGTGGCCTTCCGCCGCGCGGGCATGCTCCGCGTGGACAGCATCGACGGCCTATTCGACGCGGCCCAGACCCTGGCCCAGCCCAAGGCCGTGCGCGGCGACCGCTTGGCCATCCTGACCAACGGCGGCAGCGCCGGGGTCCAGGCCGCCGACGCCCTGCTGCGCGGCGGCGGGCGGCTGGCCGAACTCTCCGCCGACACCCGCGAGGCCCTGGACAACGCCCTCGGCGGCTCCTGGGCCCACTCCAACCCCGTGGGGGTTCCCTACAACGCGGGCGGCAAGGAGTACTCCGAGGCCCTCAAGGTCCTGGTCAAGGACCCGGGCGTGGACGCGGTGCTCGTGATGCACGTGCCGTTCGCCGGGTTGGCCGACGAGGAAGTGGCCCAGGCCGTGGCCGAGACCCTCAAGCGGGTCAAACGCATGGTCCTGGCCTCCTGGCTCGGCTCGGGCTCGGCCGGACGCGCGCGGGCCCGGCTCTCGGACGCGGGCATTCCCACCTACGAGACCCCGGACACGGCCATCCGCGCCTTCCTCTACATGGTCGAATACCAAAAGAACCAAGAACTACTCATCGAGACGCCGGACTCCCTGCCCTCGGATTTCTTCCCGGACACCACCACGGCCCGCGAGGCCGTGCTCAAGGCCCTGGACTCCGGCCGAGACGGGCTCACCGAGCCCGAGGCCAAGGACGTGCTGGCGGCCTACGGCATCCCGGTGGTGGAGACGCGCCTCGCCATTTCGGCCCGAGAGGCGGTCATCGCCGCCGACGAACTGGGCTATCCCGTGGCCGTGAAGCTCCGCTCGCCCCAGATATCCCAGCCCTTCGACGTGGGCGGGGTGATCCTGGACCTGGAGAGCGCGGAAAAGGTCTGGGAGGCCTGCGCGGGCATCCTCGCCCGGGTCTCCCGCGAACGCCCCGACGCCTACATCGAGGGCTTCACCGTGCAGAAGATGGGCCGCCGCCCCGGGGCCCATGAACTGTTCATCTCCGCCGCCGTGGACCCGACCTTCGGCCCGGTGATCCGCTTCGGCCACGGCGGCATGGCCCGCGAACTCATCCAGGACAGCGCCCTGGCCCTGCCGCCCCTGTCCATGAGTCTGGCCCGCGAACTCGTTTCGCGCACGCGCATCTCGCGCCTGCTCTCCGGCACCCCGGACCATCCGGCCGCCGACCTGGACGACGTCAGCCTGACCCTCATCCAGGTCTCCCAGCTGCTCATCGACGTGCCCCAGATCGCCGAGCTGGACATCAATCCGCTCTACGCCGACGACCTGGGCGTGCTGGCCCTGGGCGCGCGCATCCGGCTCACGCCCTACGCGGGCGACGGCCAGGGCCGCCTGGCCATCCGCCCCTATCCCCGCGAGCTGGAGGAGTGCGTGGTCACCAAGCAGGGCCGCAAGGTCACGCTGCGGCCCATCCGGCCCGAGGACGAACCGGCCCACCTGGAGTTCATCTCCCGGCTCAGCGACGAGGACCTGCGCCTGCGCTTCTTCGGCGTGGTGCGCCGCGACTTCGGCCACAAGGACATGGCCCGCTTCACCCAGATCGACTACGACCGCGAAATGGCCTTCATCGCCACGGCCCAGGACGAACGCGGACGGCCCGAGACCCTGGGCGTGGTGCGCACCTCCACCCGGCCGGACAACTCCGAGGCCGAATTCGCCATCGTCATCCGCTCGGACCTCAAGGGTTCGGGTCTGGGCAGCCTGCTGTTCCAGAAGATGATCCGCTACACCGAGTCGCGCGGCACACGGCACATCGCGGGCCAGACCCTGGTGGAGAACAAGGCCATGCAGGGCCTGGCCCGCAAGTTCGGCTTCGCGATCTCCCCGGACCCTCACGACGAGAGCATGGTGGACATGGTCCTGGAGCTGGAGCGACGCCCGGACTGAGTCCGCGCCGGGACGGTCATAACGGCCTTGCCTCCGGGGCGCTTCCATGTCAGCCTGGGAAACGGCGGAACCAGCGGGGCCGTCCCGCCGGAAGCATACTTTCTCCCGGAGCCGTGACATGAAGATCCTCTCGGCCGCGCGCATGGAGCGCTGCATCGGCTGCAATTCCTGCTCCCTGGCCTGCGCCAGACTCGTGCACAAGCGCCTGTCCTGGTCCTCGGCGGGCATCCGAATCCATTCCTCGGGCGGCATCTCCACGGGCTTCCAGGCCCTGACCTGTCTGGCCTGCGATCCGCCGCCCTGCGCGGCGGCCTGCCCCACCGGAGCCTACTCCCCGCGCAAGGGCGGCGGCGTGGTGGTCAAGAAGGATCTCTGCATCCGCTGCGGGGCCTGCGTGAAGGCCTGCCCGGTGGACGCCATCGCCGAGGACTTCGAGGGCGCGCCCTACGTCTGCATCCACTGCGGCCGCTGCGTGGAGTTCTGCCCCCACGACTGCCTGGAGATGGTCGACGTCGAGGAACTCCACGCCCGCGACAAGGAGGTGCCCGCATGATCCGCGACCACTTCCGCGTGCTCGTCATGGACCTGGCGGCGGGCAAGGGCAAGGTGGCCAAGATCGACGGCCGCGACGAGGTGGCCGGAGGATCGGGCCTGGCCGCCCTGCTCTTCAACCTCTACGGCCTCCCCGACCGGCCCTGGGACGATCCCGCGCAGCCCTTCATTTTGGCCATCGGCCCGCTCACCGGCTACTTCCCGCTCATGAGCAAGACCGTGGCGGCCTTCAAGTCGCCCTACCACGACCAGTACGCCGAGAGCCACGCCGGGGGCCGTTCGGCCCTGGCGCTGCGCTTCGCGGACTACGACGCCCTGGTGCTGGTGGGCCGCGCGGCGCGGCCGTCGGTGCTCGTGGTGGGCTCGCGCCGGGTGGAGCTCAGGGACGCCCAGTTCCTCTGGGGCATGGACGCCCTGAATGTGGCCAAGCGGCTGCGCCAGATGTCCGGCGGCTCCGGCCACCGGAGCATCCTGCGCATCGGCCCGGCGGGCGAGAACCGCTCGGCCCTGGCCTGCATCAACGTGGACACCTACCGCCACTTCGGCCGCCTGGGTTCGGGCACCGTGCTGGGGGCCAAGAACGTCAAGGCCGTGGCCATCCGGGGCGACGCGGACTTTCCCTTCGACCAGGGCGGCGCGGCCTGCGGCGGCGCGGTGTCCAAGGACTATCCCAAGCTCTTCAAGGAGATCCACCGCCAGCTCACGGACACCCAGATGATGAGCAAGTACCACAACCTCGGCACCGCCGGGAACGTGGCCGCGCTCAACGAACTGAAGTCCCTGCCCTGGCGCAACCTCCAGCAGACCACGGACCCAGGGGTGGAAGGCATCTCCGGCGAACGCTTCGCGGACGAGACCCTGCTGCGCAACACGGCCTGCGCGGGCTGTCCCGTGGGCTGCGTGCATATCGGCTTCGTGCGCGAGAAGTTCATGGCCGACAACCGTTGGCTCTACCGCCAGGTCTCCTACGACTACGAGCTCATCTTCGCCGTGGGCTCCATGCTCGGCGTGACCAGCGCCTTCGACGTGCTGCGCATCGTGGACGCGGTGGAGAAGCAGGGCCTGGACGTCATGGGCGCGGGCGTGGCCCTGGCCTGGGCCACCGAGGCCCTGGAGAAGGGCCTGCTCACGCCGGGGCAGGTGCTGGAGCCGTTGGCCTTCGGCGACGCGAACGCCTACGCCCGGGCCGTGGAGCACCTGGGCCGGGCGGCCAACGAGTTCTACCGCGACCTGGGCCGGGGCGCACTGGTCGCTGCGGACACCTACGGCGGCGCGGACTTCGCCTGCGTCTTGGGCCAGGAGATGGCGGGCTACGCCACGGGCGAGCTCTACTTCGTGGCCCAGGCCCTGGGCTTCCGCCACTCGCACCTGGACTCGGCGGCCTACTCCTGGGACCAGAAGCACGACGAGAAGGACGTGGACAAGGGGGTGGAGTTCCTGGTGGCCGACGAGTCCGGCCGGTCCTTCCTGACCTCCATGGTCTCCTGTCTCTTCGCCCGGGGCGTGTACAAGGACGAGCTCCTGGCCCAGGCCCTGGAGAGCGTGGGCTACACGGCCCTGGCCCGAAACATGGCCCAGGTCGGGGAGCACATCCGGCGGCTGCGCTGGCGCACCCGCTTCGCCACGGGCTTCAACCCCGAGGCCGTGCGCATCCCCAAGCGCTTCACCGAGGTGAGCACCTGGAAGGGACCGGTGGACCCGGTCTACATGGAGGCCCTGCGCCGAGCCTACGCCAAGCGCCTGCGCGAACTGGGCAAACCCCTGGAGGACGAGGCTCCGGCTTGATTCCGCGCCGCCCCGCCACAAAGGGGTTGCAAAGGATCGCCGGATTCGTTAATAACCGCTTCTCACCCGTGCCGAGGTAGCTCAGTTGGTAGAGCAGGGGACTGAAAATCCCCGTGTGGGCAGTTCGATTCTGTCCCTCGGCACCACGGAAGACCAGAGCCCCAACGATTCCCGAAAAACGGACGTTGGGGTTCTTTTTTTGCGCGCACCATTGGGACCGGCGCGGCAGCCTGCGCGTGAACATACCATGCTTGAATGTTTATCGTTTCCCGTCTATCGAAAGCGAAAATCAGGCTCGGTCGTCCTCGACTTCTCCCTACAATAGATGCGTTATGGTGAACGCCGGGGCAACGCGCGGAGTCAAAGGAAACACCATGATCAGCTGCACCTTGTTTCCTGGCCGGTACATGCAGGGGGCCGGAGCCCTGTCCCGCCTGCGCCACGAACTGGCGCGCATGGGCCGCAGGCATTTTCTCATCTGTTCGCCGACTCCCCTGGAGCAGGTGCTGCCTCCGCTGCTGCCCGGACTGAAAACGATCGGGGACATCCGGACGGAACGTTTCGGACGTGAATGCTCGGACCAGGAAATTCAACGGCTCACAGCGCTGGCCCGGGACTTTGGGGCCGAAGCGGTCTCCGCGGTCGGTGGCGGGAAAACCCTGGACGCCGCGAAAATGGTGGCGGCAGGGCTCGATCTCCCCGTCGCCCTGGTTCCGACCATCGCCTCAACGGATGCGCCGTGCAGTTCGGTCAGCATCATCTATTCCCCCCAGGGCGAATTCGAGCGGGTGGAAACGCTCTCCCGCAATCCCGACCTGGTTCTCGTGGATACCGAACTCATAGCGAAGGCCCCGGCCAGGTATCTTGTCGCGGGCATGGGAGACGCCCTGGCGACGTGGTTCGAGGCTGACTCCTGCCGCATCAGCCGCGCGACGACCATCGCCGGCGGCGTCTGCTCCATGACCGCGCTGACCCTGGCCCGCTCATGCTACGAGACCGTCCGGGACTGGGGCTTGGCCGCGCGCACGGCCTGCGAAGCAGGTGTGGTCACCCCGGCGCTCGAGCGTGTCGTGGAGGCCAATACGCTTCTGAGCGGCCTGGGGTTTGAAAGCGGAGGGTTGGGAGCGGCTCATGCGATGCACAACGGCCTGACCGCCCTGCCCGCCACCCATCGGCTGAACCACGGGGAAAAGGTCGCCTTCGGCGTCCTCGCCTCCCTGTTCCTGACCGACAAGCCGCTGATGCTCGTGGATGAAGTCTACACGGTGTGCGGGGAACTCGGATTGCCGACCACGCTCGCCGATCTGGGACTCGACGGAATCACGGAGCACGAATTGGCGCGCGTTGCTGAAAAGGCCTGCGCACCCGGGGAAAGCATCCACAACGAGCCCGTGGAAGTCTCTCCGGATCTGGTTCGCGCCGCCATCAAGGCTGCCGACGCGGAAGGCCGTCGCCGCAAAAAAACCGGCGCCGCGGGGTGAGCCCCGGGTATATGCCACCCTTGGTATGCGCGGGATGAGGGAGCCCATTCGCGGGGGCTTTTTTCGGCCTTGCGCCGCGCGCCGAGGGCCGCCGCATTCGAGTCTGGGCGGCCGGAGGCCGGGCGAAGCATGGAAGGCACCGTGTCCGGCGGGGCGAGAGACGTCTCCGGCCTTGCGGACGTCCCGGCGACGGCGCGGGAACCACCCGGCTTCACCGGAGTTCCGCCGCCGACACGCCCATCCGATGGAGGTGACCGCCATCACCAGAAAAACAGCCGGCCTGGCCGACATGCAGGCCTATATCCAATCCCACGCCGACGTCATCTCCCACGTCACGTGCATCGACGTGGAGATCATGGACAACGACATGGTGCGCATCGCGGGCACGGGCATGCATGCGCCCGGCGTGGGCAACAGCATGGAGCAGGCTGGAGAGATCTACAAGGAGGCCATGCGGACGCACGAGACCATCCTCGAGGATTCCCCGCGCCGACACGCCATCTGCGCCCGCTGCCCGGACCGGGGGAACTGCATGGAGGGCTGTTCCCTCGCCACCCCCATCGTGGGCGGCGACACCCTGTACGGAGTCATCGGGCTGGTCTGCTTCAACGACGCCGACCGCATCCGTCGCGCCATCGCCTTGAAACCGAACAGCACCCGCGCCGCCTGGAAGGCGGTAATCCGGCATCTCCAAGATCGCGCCGAAGATGCCGCGAAGCGGCGGTTTTCCGGCTTCCCGATACAGCGGGCGGCGAATACTCTTCGCGAAGCGGCGACACGGAAGGAGAAAAAGGGTGCCCGGCGTCGCGCGGGGATGCGCGACGCCGGGCGGCGGGGGATCGGATCGGGAGGATATCAGGTCCGCTCAGCCTACTGCAGGGGCTTCTCCGCGGCGATCTTCAGGAACTTGTCGGTGACCAGGTCGGCCTTCTTGAACTTCTCCAGTTCGGCCGGAGAGAAACGGCCCATCTTGGTGAAGAACGTGGCGGCCTCGACCTGCCACTTGGCCATGTCGGAGGAATTCGAGCCGCTGTTCAGCTTGAGGGCCTCGTCCAGGGTCCAGCGCGGGTGCACGGCCAAGTCGTTCTTGGCGTCCGTGACGCTCATCTTGGTGCCGCAGAAGTCACTCATGAACTTCTGGTAGGCCTTGACGATCTCGTCCGCGTTGGCCGCGACGCGCATGGCCTTGGAGGCGCGGAAGTACACGCGCAGGAACTTGGCGGTCAGCTCGGGATGCTCGTTGCACCACTTCTTGTCGCCCACCAGGACGGTGGCGGTGTTGGCCTTGGTCGTGCCGGTGGAGCCGGCCTTGACCCAGCCGCGCGATTCGCAAGTGAAGGTGAACGGCGCCCAGACCGAGGCCGCGTCGCCGATGCCCTTCTCAAAGGCGGCCACGATGGAGGACTGCTCCATGTTCGTGATCTTCACGTCGCCTTCCTTCAGGCCCAGGATCTCGAGCCACTTGCCCACGATGTAGTGGGAGGTGGTCTGCGAGGTGAGCAGGATGGTCTTGCCCTTGACCGCGTCCGGGCTGCCGTACACGTCGGGGTAGGCCGGGTTGAAGCCCTTGGTCTTGAGGATCGGGCTGTCGGCGCGGACATAGAAGGCGTTCACTTCGCTCTCGTCGATGACCGGGGCGATGAGCGAGATGTCGTAACGCATGCCGCCGATGAGGACGCCGCCGACGCCGGTGCCGCCCATGACCCACTGCTTGGCGGGCAAGGCCTCCATCTGGGCCGGGCCGCTGCCGAAGAGCAGCATCTCGATGTCCAGACCCTCTTCCTTGTCCCAGCCCTTTTCCTTGGCGTACCAGATGTTGAACGCCTCGGAAGAGTCCATCCAGCAGGTGGGAATCTTGACCAGCTTCTGCTGGGCGAAGGCCGCCCCGGACCAGGCCAGAATGCAGACCGCGCAGAGCGCCAGTGCCATGAACCGTCTCATGCAGAACCTCCAGTCGTTTCAGTTTCCGGTTTGAGGGAACGCCTTCTCGCGCGCTCCCGTTCTTTCTCCGCTAGAGCGTCAATTCCTGGGCATCGGTGATCTCCTGGCGCAGGCGCAGGAACTCGATGTCCATGGGATCCCTGGGACGCGGCAGGTCCACGTCGTAGGAGGCCTTGACGCGGCCCGGGAGCTTGCCCTCCAGGGTCACGATGCGGTCGCCCAGAAGCAGGGCCTCGTCGATGTTGTTGGTCACGAAGACCATGGTGCGCTTCTCCGCCAGCCAGATGCGCTCGGTCTCCTGCTCCATGAAGAAGCGGGTCTGGGCGTCGAGCTGGCCGAAGGGCTCGTCCATGAGCATGACCTTCGGCTGGGTGGCGAAGGCGCGGGCGATGCCCACGCGCTGCTTCATGCCGCCGGAGAGCTGGTGGGGGTAGTAGGACTCGAAGCCCTTCAACCCGACCATGTTCAGGTAGTGGTCCGCGATTTCGCGGCGCTTCTCCTGGGGGACGCCGCTCATCTCCAGGCCGAGGAGCACGTTGCCGAGCACCGTCTTCCAGGGGAAGAGCATGTAGCTCTGGAAGACCAGCCCCCGGTCGGGGCCCGGCCCGGTCATGACCTCGCCGTCCAGGAGCACGCGGCCCTCGCTGGGCGTCTCCAACCCGGCGATCATCCGCAGGAGCGTGGTCTTGCCGCTCTGGCCCGGCCCCAGGACCACCAGGAGTTCCTCGTCGTAGACCTCCAGGGAGACCTCCCGGAGCACGGGAACCCGCTGCGTGCCCTTCTGGATGAAGGTCTTGCTCAGGTTCTCGCAGGCGATCTTCACCCGCGGCTGTTGTTCAGTGGTGTTCACGTCCGCTTCCTTTCCGTGGTTGGCGGGCCTAGAGGCCCTTGATGTCGCGCCGCCAGGGGCAGAGCTTGCGGTCCAGCCAGTCCATGGCCTGGGACAGAATCCAGGCGATGGCCGCGATGACGACCATGCCGCCGAGGACCATGGCCGGGTCCGAGACCTTCATGCCCTGGATGATGATGTAGCCGAGGCCGGAGCGGGAACTGACCAGCTCGGCGGCCAGCACGCAGCCCCAGGCGCTCGACATGGCGATCTGGAGCCCGGCGGAGATGGCCGGCAGCGAGGCCGGAATGCAGACCTGCCGGACCTCGTCCCAGCGGCTGCCGCCCATGACCCGGACCACGTCGTAGAGTTCGGGTTCGATGAGCAGGACGCTGTTGTAGGCGTTCAGCAGGGCGGGCACGAACGAGCCGATGACGATGATGAATATCTTCGGCGTCTCCTGAATGCCGAACCAGAGGATCGCCACGGAGATCCAGGCCAGCGGCGGCATGGGCTTGAAGATGTCCACGATCGGCTTGACCACGGCGTTGACGTAGGGATTGAGGGCCATGAGCAGGCCCAGGGGCACGCCCAGCAGGGCGGCCAGCAGGAAGCCGATGAGCACCCGCTTCAGGCTGGCCAGGATGTGGCCCCACATGGTCAGGCCCGCCAAGGTCTCGGTGAACAGCTCATGCAGCTTGTCCACGACCTGAAAGGGCGTGGCCAGGGCGCTGGAGCTGCCGAGCACTTGGCTGGCGGCGGCCCAGTGCCAGAAACCGAAGAAGGCGATCAGGGAGACGGTGTTCAGGAAGTACTCGTTGCGCAGCACTCTCCCCAGAGTGATCCGCTTGCGCTCCCCGGCGCGCAGGATGACTTCGTTGCAGACGGATTCGGCGCTGTTGCTCATGGCTTATCTCCGAATTCCGGCCAGGAGCCTGGCCTCGATCTTGTCGATGATCACGCCGATGACAGCGCCGGCCAGCCCCACGCTGACCATGCCCAGGATCACGATGTCGGTGCGGCCGAGGTTGCGGCCCATGGTGATGAGGAAGCCCAGGCCCTGGTCCGAGGCCAGGAGTTCCGCGCCCACCAGCGTCACCCAGCAATAGGCCAGGGCGATCTGGAGCGCCCCGAAGACCATCGGCAGGGCCGAGGGCACGCAGATGCTGGTGAATATCTTCCAGTCCCCGGCGCCGAAGGTCCGGGCCATCTGGATATGCACCGGGTTGGTCATGCGCACGCCGATGAAGGCGTTGATGACGCAGGGCACGATGCCCGAGATCCAGATGATGAAGACCTTGCCGCCCAGGCCGATGCCGAACCAGAAGATGGTCAGCGGAATCCAGGCGATGGGCGGAATGGGCCGGATGAGCTCGAAGATGGGCCGGGCCAGGCCGCGCACGGTGGCGAACCAGCCCATGAGCAGGCCCAGGGGCAGTCCGACGACTAGGGCCAGAAGGTAGCCCAGGAAGGCCTCCTGCATGCTCACCCAGGCGTGCGTCAGCAGGGTGGCGCCATCGGGATTCACGTTGGTCAGCTTGTCGATGGCCAGCAGCACGACATCGGACGGGCGGCTGAGCAGGGTCGAGGGAATGCGCCAGTCCTCGACTCCCGGAGGCGCGACGCAGAACTCCCAGAGCAGGATGAAGGAAGCCACACTGAGCACCGGCAGGACGCGGAGCAGCAAGGGCTTGTGCACTTTCACTGTTTCATAGGCCATTGCGATGTTCTCCTCTCGCTCTCTTCATGGACCCGGAGCTACCACCAGCGGATCAACTCGGTGACGTGCCGCCTGATCTCGATGAAACGGGGGTCCAGGAAGTTGCGCGGCCTGGGCAGGTCGACCACCACCTCCGCCCGCACCTTGGTCGGCTTGGGCGTCAGCACGATGATCCTCTCGGCCACGTAGACGGCTTCCTCGATGTTGTGGGTCACGAACAGCACAGTGCTCTTGAGGGTCTGCCAGAGCTTGACCAGCTCGTCCTCCAGGTAGAAGCGGAGCTTCACGTCGAGCTGTCCGTAGGGTTCGTCCATGAGCAGCAGATCGGGATTCACGGCGAAGGCCCGGGCCACGGCGATGCGTTGCATCATGCTGGCCGAGACTTGGTTGGGATAGAGGTCGGCGGTGTCCTCGAGCCCCACGAGGTGGAGGATGTAGTCCAGCCGCTCGGCGGCCTCCTTCTTGCCGAACTTCTTGATCTCCATGCCGTAGGCCACGTTCTGGCGCACGGTCCGCCACGGCAGGGCCGTGGGTTCCTGGAAGACGAAGGCCAGGTTGTGCCTGGTCGGGTTGGCCACCTCGCCGTCGATGAAGATGTTGCCTTCGGTGGTTTCGGCCAGCTTGGACATGCAGTTGAGGAAGGTGGTCTTGCCGCAGCCCGTGGGCCCGACGATGCTCACCAGTTCCCCTTCCCTGATGTCGAAGTTGATCTTGTCGAGGACGAGCAGGTCCCCGAACTTCTTCGTCAGGTCGGCAACGCGGATCTTGGGTTGCCGGTCGTCACACTCAGCCACGTTTCTCTCCTCGAATGCTCTCGCTGCTTGTTCGCCTGGTCCGGCGATTCCCGAACCACATCGCTGGTTGCCGGGACCTCAGTACGCGGTGGTGGCCTCCGCGTACTGGACCATTTCGGCGGCCTCCTCGGCGTCGACGACCTCCACGCCGTCGATGAGCGCCTCGGGGGACAGCCCGCGCTCCTCAAGGCTGGTCCCGAGGGCGTGCACGCTGCCGCCCTCGGCCATGAAACGCCGGAGCATGTCCCCGGCGTAGCCGGGCAGCCCCAGGAGATTGAACACTCCGTCACCCATGCAGAGCAGGCGCACATCGAAGCCGCCGTTGGTCAGCATGGCCCAGGCGGCGCGCAGACCGAGCACCGCGGGCTCCTGCCCGGGAGCCTTGCGCACCACGACATTGACAGTGGAAAACATCCGGGGCCTCCTAGTTGCCGATGGCGAGAAGCACGTCCGTCGCCATCAGGAAACGGGTGTAGGAGTTGCCGACGTCGCCGCGCTCCACGCCGTCCAGATAGGGGCAGCCTTCGGTGCCCCGGCTGTATTCCGTGGTGTGGCAGGTGGCGATCTTGGCCCCCAGCCGGGTCAGCTCCTCGATCTTTTCCGAAAGGACGTAGCCGTCCATGTGCGCCCGCAGGGCGTCGGAGATGGCCGAGCGGCCCTCGACGGGCACGGGCTTGTTGGCCAGGTTGCAGCCGTTGCCGTAAAGGAAGAGGTTGACCTTGCCGCCCTTCTCCAGAATGGCCTTGGAGAGGTTCACGGCGAAGACCGCGTCGTCGTTTTCCGTGCTGCCGGAAAGCAATACCAGGGTGATGGTCCGCGACATGCCTTCTCCTCCTACAGGGCCACGAACTGGTCGTGGTCGTCCAGGATCAGCCCGGCCATGCCGGGGTAGTCCACGATCCGAACCTTGGGGTCCAGGGCCAGCCCCCGGGCCTTGACCGCGTCCTCGGCGGCGTAGAACTCCTCCACGCCCAATTCCTCGAGCCCGGGCAACATGCCCGGGAGGCCGAAGAAGACGGCGTCGCCCACCAGGAGGACGGTCTTGTCCTCG
This is a stretch of genomic DNA from Desulfovibrio aminophilus DSM 12254. It encodes these proteins:
- a CDS encoding DsrE family protein — protein: MSRTITLVLLSGSTENDDAVFAVNLSKAILEKGGKVNLFLYGNGCNLANKPVPVEGRSAISDALRAHMDGYVLSEKIEELTRLGAKIATCHTTEYSRGTEGCPYLDGVERGDVGNSYTRFLMATDVLLAIGN
- a CDS encoding DsrH/TusB family sulfur metabolism protein — its product is MLLLLNKMRKEYAEEIRVLAGDEDKTVLLVGDAVFFGLPGMLPGLEELGVEEFYAAEDAVKARGLALDPKVRIVDYPGMAGLILDDHDQFVAL